The genomic interval ttctttgggttgtaCTCATATCTGCACAAAATATTTGTCGTATATATACTAAAGCCCATTTGTCATTTATGCGAAACAGACATCTCAACCAACCATTGTCTTCAAGTGTATACTTAGTCAATATCATGTTCCAAGTTAAAAtaaatcttcctcttcatcaaagTTATATATACATGAGGCAAAATCTTTAGTAAACTctttgatttgaaaaaaaaactccactcaaatgtattacgacattttgataaatgtgtCAAATATACAAATGATGATGTGTTTCAGGCCATTTGGAAGCTAAAGTCTTTGCCATTGCTGCATCTAGATATGTAAGAATAGTTGTTGGTTTTTTCACACAGCTCTGGTAAATGTATCAAACAACCACTCAAACGTCAAAGAtgtttcatcatataataaagctgCAACAAAAATTATGTATTACTTATGATGATTAACACCTATAAATAACACAATTAGACGACCTTCATTGTTCTTCTTGTAGGTTGTGTCAAAGCAAATAATATCTCCAAAATTTTCATAACTAGCTCTCATCTTAGCATCAGATCAAAAAATATTAGTTATCaaaacatcttcatcaacttgaataacattaaaaaaattaggatcatcGAACTACATTTTTTGTAAATATTCCAATACACCTCCTGTATCCCCAACTCTCATATTTCTTATTCTTTAGGATCGCAAGTAGTTTTTGTAATCTTTAGGAATAAAACTTAAATTCTCCCTCCCACCTACTTGTCTCACCATAAGATCAAAAATGCTTTTGGAGGGATTCCCGCGTCACTTATCATCTTAATCTATATCGCTGCAGAAGAAGATATATTTCTATATCTCTAGAGCATGAGTTTTGTTTGGACttgaaagataatgattatgattttttaaacaaattgCACTACACTAAActtaccattttttttttttttgacaactaACTTTGGTTTTAGCTTCACAACCAAACCTTTCTTTATAACAACTTGATTTCACATAAAtatcttatttttccttttcccttttaccttgcacactacaaaaaaaaaatcctatcaactaatttatctaatttatcATTGTAACTTTTAGTCTTTTTTATATCAAATCTAACTTATTTagcatatttcaaataaaattcataGGCATTCTCTTCTGTCTTAAATTCCATATCCATTTTTTACATCAATTCTTCTGTGATGTTCAAACCTTTAAAATCAAtcaaacaatataaaaaatttattcaaCAATGTAGATATTCAATTAAACTATGCAAAATTTGAGTTATATAAAATTCAATATAAtcccaatatgattcttattacttTATCATCCCAACCGTCTTAGTTTGTTTCAAAATCCCAACGGTGTTTGTTTGCTTCAAAATTCAACCGACGACAACTCGTAGATTCACCCTCCATGATAATTACTTTCATCCTGaaaaaaaaataaccaagaaatgTGAATTCTTGATCGTAGAAATAACAAAAAACCTAACAAACTCATatgaaaaatattacattttgaaAACCTCTAAAACTATTTTCCATCATAGTTTTGTCGTACAGTAGGCAAaccacacacacaaaaaaaaataatgtaacATTCAACAACATTAACCTCATTGTCATTGGATGAAATTAGCCTTTTAGGACACCTTTGAGATTCTGAAGTTGGAGTCGATGAAGCAAGAGCTGTTAGAGTCGACGAAGGGAGGAGATGAGAAGTCGACGAAGGGAGGAGATCCGAACTTGGGGGAAAGCCGACGGAGCGTTGATGTTGGGAGGGAGGAAAGAATTAGAAAATTTCACCAGAACAAggaaaggttttattttttttcgattATCATTTGACTAATGGGAAGAGGGACAGAGAGATATTGGAACAGAAGATCTAGACTCCTGGTGGGGCCGAGGCACtatgtgttggatcgtgaaagtcgatagaggggggaggtgaatataaATCGAGAAATTTTAAGCGAGTACATAGcggaaaaatgaaaataaaacaatactAACGCAAACCAatatacttggttcggagccttgatcgactcctactccaagccccgcaccgtcgagtgctttcgttgggcaatcactaatagttcgtaaaAAGGTTTACAaagttgagtacaagaactataaaaaatGAACAATATCGACAACAATAAACAAAATTTGAGTCGCAGGTTGCCGGAGAAGTAGTGTCGCAGAAGCAGAGCGCAGTAGAACAGATGTTGTTGTTGTGCTTTTTGCTTCaaggctcaccctccttatataggatgctccAGTCGTCCGAATctctttcgggcgcctggaccatgacGTAGCACAGCCAACCAATGAGCTCCACGTGCGACGACTACGTCAGGATGAAATTTGtcttccgagtgcccggaccatttccaagcgcccggaccaactccgggcacccggatcccttccgagcgcccggaccacctttctccagaatgtTCTTCTCCtgtaagaaagagttagtccgagacaaaaataatagtttaaactaccctgcaaaacaaaagttagcataatagaagaagagtagtaattagatttagtctcaccgagaccggaatctagtcaagatctcaacttagagttgtGAAATAGTTCTAaattggatcggcgcctaagttccctaaccggAAATGCGTCCTCactaagtcactcccctccagtgatttaccttaacttacttgccagacgtccggtcagcccatcgaccaatctgaacttcttgccagctatcatgtcagcccgtcgacctagctggatttcatgtcaaacatccggtcagcccgtcgaccagtctgagctttgtgccagctatcaggtcgacccattgacctagctggacttcgtgctagacatccggtcagcccgtcgactaatctgggcttctcctgcacacttagttaaagtgtttgatcataatgaaactaacttaacatactttgtcattaatcaaaatctgagttagaccgttagtactaaccgcaccaatacTATGTGGGGAGGGCAAATCCTCTGGGCCCAACAAAGTGGGTCAAGGGATGAACCACTTACAATTGCAGTCGGATCGTGACCGTAATCCGATCACAATTGATTGTGATCTCTCCCTAAGTTCACTACCCCCAGATTATAGTTTGAGTCGAAGAGGCCGTTCGGAGGCTGCCGGTGGTGAGCAAGTGACAAGACAGCCTGTCGTCGAGCAAGAGACAGCCTCTGGGTGGCCTCCGACCACTTCTCCCAACTCAAACTATAATATAAAGGGAAGGTAAATCTAAAAAGGGATCATAACTAATTATATCTGTCATATCTGatcataatcataatcataatcataaaTGATTCattccttgattttttttttgggaattttttttCTTGACTAGAAGATCTGGACTCCTATGTGGGGACAGCTATTCACTGTGAGTGAGATCGCCTGCCCACTCGCCCGAACAGATCTAGACCGTTCATTTACCAACCTGGCTCGTCGCGTCGCTTATATAATGAAGGGGGAGGCATTTCGACGCGGAAGATCGGAATTGgattcaagaggaagaagaagaaggtgaaagaGATGGCGAGGAAGAAGATCCGCGAGTACGATTCCAAGCGCCTAATCAAAGAGCACCTCAAGCGCCTCACCGGCATTGATCTACAGATCCGTTCGGCTCAGGTTTTTTTTTCCCGAACCTCCTATCTCAATCGATCGCTCTTCCGATCTATCCATCTGGACGCCATTCGAGTTTTACTATCTTGCATTACTAATTTTGAGGCTTTTCCATGTGTTTCTAATCTTCTTTATATGATTTGTGTCAGTTTATGAGGTCTGGTCGGTGCTTTACTCTGAGCGATTTGTTTAATTTTGAGGATAGAAATAACTTTTTCCTTGGAATTTCTCGTCAAAATAGATCGTTGGAGCTGGTGGGAAAATTATTGATGTTTTTTTTGTAATATAGGTAACAGAATTGACGGACTTAGATGAGTTGGCGAACAGGGAAGCATGGCTTTCGTCTCAGAAATTGGTGGTGAAGCCGGACATGCTGTTCGGGAAGCGTGGGAAGAGTGGTTTGGTGGCTCTTAATTTGGATCTATCTCAGGCAACTCAGTTTGTTAACGAACGCCTAGGAAAGGAGGTGATGATCTATATtgctttattttagtttttccgTGTAATTAAGCCAATAGTGTGATTGAGTCTGATTGTATTGCGATAAAAGATTTCCTTATTCTTCATAAATCACCATCCGATCATATGATATAATCTAATGCTCCCTCGTTGCTTAAAAAGGTTGAGATGGGAGGATGCAAGGCTCCCATCACCACATTTATTATTGAGCCATTTGTACCACATGATCAAGAGTACTACCTCTCCATTGTGTCTGAGAGATTGGATTGCACCATCAGCTTCTCAGAGTGTGGAGGCATTGAAATAGAGGAGAACTGGGGCAAGGTTAAGACGGTCTATCTTCCCACAGAGAAGGCCATGACAGATGAGGCATGCGCTCCGTTGGTCGCATCCCTTCCCTTGGAGGTGAACTTCACTTTGAAGTTGTATTTTCTCTAGTGCTCCAATTCTTCCCTCTTCACCTCTTACATATATTTGTATTTTTGTGGATGTTATAACCAGTTGTCCTGTTGTACTCAGATACGAGGAAAAATAGGGGATTTCATAACGGGAGTTTTTGCTGTGTTCCAAGGTATGCAATGGGTTTTACAACTCTACACCTTATGTATCCCTATTATAAATTCTTACATAAGGCTGTTCTTCTTGTGCTTGTCTGAAAATTGCTTAACACATTATTTTTGTGTAGAACGATGTTATAATGCTTGGTGAGGTTCATTCTATTTCATGGATACTATGTTGCCTTCTGTTGTCTGAGATATATTTGATTGTATTTACTTATCGATGTGTATTTTAATAACTCACCCTCAAAATTGTCTTGACTTATTTGTTCCATAGTCATCTAATATCTATTTAGAATTCTAATGTCCAGAGACATCTTTCTTAGTGTATTTGCTTATTGATTTTTTTAGAAACTCACAGTAAAATATCTTGTCGACCTATTTCTTCCCATAGTCATCAAATATCAAGTCACTATTCTATTATACCTAATTTTGTGTCATTCAAGATCATTAATGATTATTTACATTTTTTGGTTCACTATATTCTTTGCAGATTTGGACTTCAGTTTTATAGAGATGAACCCATTTACTTTAGTAAATGGCGAACCATACCCACTGGATATGCGCGGAGAATTGGATGATACGGCTGCTTTCAAGAATTTCAAAAAGTGTGTTATGATTTCTAGGCTAGAACTTGTGGAAGAGGCTGGGTtgctttaatttgattttatattCTGCTGCTAAATTGAAGGCATTGTGCAGGTGGGGAAACATAGATTTTCCACTTCCTTTTGGTAGAGTCCTAAGCTCCACTGAGACATTTGTTCACGAACTTGATGAGAAGGTAAAAAGGCTTAAGCTTGATAGTTTTCCATTTCTATTTATTAGAACACTATTGGGATTCACAGTAGTCAATTCACTTGGTTATGTTTAAGCTTATATATGATCTATACAAGACCCACGGTACCAAAAGTCTTGTTTCTTATTTTAAGATCGAAACTCCTTAGCCTGTAGATATGTTTTAAGAGTTATGAGCAGGTGACTGTTAGTTTCTACTGCTCTTTAGGCCTATAAAGCCATGTGCATTTGTTAATTGCATTCATACTTGAAAACCATAAAAAGGCTGCCATAAGGTGATATCTCAAAATCATAATGGCGATTGATGTAACTGCCCAAATTATCAATTGTGATCGTGCTGCATGACACTGATTCATCACTTCTGGACCTGTGCTCTTTTCGTCAACCAAATTCACTAGTAATGTAGGAATCTAATATAACCCCTGGAAGGGTCATAATTTTTGAATAGAAAGAATCAGATTCTATTAAGGCTCACACGTGTAGAatttaaaattctatatttgttacGAAGAAGCCGTAACCACCCAGTTCCGAGCCCAAAAAGCTACTGTTTAGGTCATTTTCAAAACCTCCgaacatattttttattatttttagtaatttttatttttatgatatttttgatatttaaggATTAGGGATTGCCTATATAAGATCATCCATATCAGATACcttattcaaaaattttatcctaaattttgaaTAGGGCAACTAAAAAAATCTTTACATTAGCTATCAtattcattccctaaattatgtatttatgaacagtactctaaatttagagaatggattctattccctaaacattaagaggagaaaaaagaaatagaaaagctGATACATGGTATATTGAAAAGATTATGCATTTTGGATAGGAAAACATGTAGATACTCTAAGCGTTGTTATAAATTTTTTTGAtaggatttcttttctttctttaccagataagaattgatgtctatatattaaaatttctttccttTTGTGAATCTTAAAATCTAGAGTTTATATAAacatctatttagttatttcatcatctattattaacaaaaaaaatttttttttttttggcaaatgaaagatttatctttattttatttgagttttcttcttgtctACTCAATTCTTGTCTACTCAACTAGTGGGCACTTTATATTGTCATTCCAGCCtcttttttcttctcattaattGCTTTGTATGATTCGCTTCCACATTTTTTTCCTCATCCTTGGATTGTTTTACACACACCATGGAATTCACATTGCTTCATGCTTGctatatgacatgtatgatcgAACTCTTCTCTTGGGTTGATATTCCTGATGCTTCTAAGTTGCTTATCCCTCACAATGCATAGTGAAATGAAGAGGAGAGAACACTGAGGAAGGGAAGGTTCTCATCATCTGCAAGCATCTGATATTTAATTTTATGACACTGCACCACATTCAGCTAGTCGAGCACATCTCATCATTAGCCTTTACTACTACAAACTTTGGCTTAATAAGAATGTAATTGTGTTAGGTTATAGTTCACTATTAGTGCCACATAGAGGCTCCATAGGCGTTAGGATCACCAAGTTTGTCTAGTGTCTAGAAACCTAATCTGTTTGCCAACATGACAGGGTCGTTCCCATACATGCACTACTGCAAAATCCCAAATATAGTGCCTATATTTGGGCAACTTTTTCTTTTACTAAATTGCATGAGACTTTGTTGTTGTTTCATTTAACTTAAATATCCAAACAAAACTGGGTTTATGGTTCCAATTGGTATTGGTTGACATCACTGAATAGTATTGTTTTAGCCATCAACTGATACTAATATTATATAGACACCACTCTGATGATGCATTTCGTTGCTACTGATCAATACACGGCCTATCTTTACTAGTACCATCATCTGTTTCCAGTCACGAAGAAGAGAGTAACTAAGAGATGAGAAaagttttttatctaaaaaaataatagttagtCAGATCAGATAATGTCAAACTGAAACAACCGGCCCGGTACAATCCCAATGAAAATTTCCACCGGCTGTCAGAATAAATCAAAAAAACGTACTGGGTAGTCCAAAAGTCGAGTATTTCTTGATTACACgtcttatttgaaaaaaaaaatctctataaaCATATCATGACAGGGAATCAAACTATAAATACTAAGGTGACATCTGAAAGTCtttccattaatttttttttatttaagaacATTATTAATCTGGGCGATGAAAATTTATGAAGTTGAAATCACTGTGATGCTAGAAAAACTCACGCTCCTATCTTGTACTTGACCTTTGTGAGTTGAGATGGTTTTTATAGGTAAAACCTTATTTCGTTAATGTGCCTTCGTATAGCATGTACTTGAATTATCTTAGCTTAGAACTGATACCCTAAtatgtattaatatttttaaaaccttAATATAACATCAAAATAGAACTAGTGTATGTATATCTTGCTTACCCTTTTTTGGATTTTACCTGCCTAACCCAGCTTGAACATTCTTTGGTGGATTTCATTTTAATCATCCcattgcattttaatattaaaacatGACTGTTTTTTCAATTTCCATCTTGCACATTCTTACCTTTTCACGCCATGTTGCTAcagactagtgcctccttgaagTTCACTGTCTTAAATCCCAAAGGACGAATTTGGACAATGGTGGCTGGTGGTGGTGCCAGTGTCATTTATGCCGATACGGTTAACTCTCTCTGCCCTAATCATTTTCTGCAAAACTCATGTGCCCCATTTGCATGATCATTCTGACTTAATTGTCTATTAGGTTGGAGATTTGGGTTATGCATCTGAACTTGGTAACTATGCCGAGTACAGTGGTGCTCCGAATGAAGATGATGTCCTTCAATATGCTAGAGTTGTTCTTGATGTATGAATTCACTACCccaccctctctctctctctctcctcaatGTCTGATCTATTTCTGAACGTCACATTCGTCTCCATCAGTGATATCGAAATTCCTCTTGTTTTGCCCCATCAGTGTGCAACTGCAAATCCTGACGGTCGGAAGAGAACTCTCCTCATTGGAGGTGGTATAGCAAACTTCACTGATGTTGCTGCTACATTCAATGGCATCATCAGGGCCTTGAAGGAGAAGGTTAGTTCACAAAATTATATCAACTATTTTATCAACCCTAACTTAATGACTTCTGGGCTTGTTTTATCCGCAGGAATCAAAGCTCAAGGCTGCAAGGATGAGCATTTTTGTCCGAAGAGGAGGCCCAAATTACCAGACCGGTCTGGCAAAGATGAGGAAACTGTGCGAGGAGCTTGGGATTCCTCTTGAGGTCAGTCACTAGGAACTCGATTCTGTGACACTTGTTGTGCCAATACAACAAAATCAAACAAATAGTGACATCTATTATTGTTTTAGCATATCAACTATAATTAAACTCTGTCATCTAAAATAACCAAACTATGATACTTCAAGCAAACCTTAATGCCTATATTATAACTAAATTGTAGCACCAACTATAACCAAAGTTTTATCGTTAAACTGTGACACTTATCTACCATGTTAATACACAACAAATCAAGATATAGTATTTAACCAAATTGTAACACCCATTATAACTAAACTCTAGCATCTACTAGAATCAAACAACCACATCCTACAATATCCAATTGTAGCATTATATAAACCCAAACTACTCTGAGATTGGCGCTGTGCTTGTCATATGAAAGTATCCTTCATCAGACCTTTGGTGAATGAACCTTCATATAGTCTTATCTATTTTCACAGGGGAATTCTAAGATCTGAAATCTATGAAATTCGCACTCCTCTTTCCATGCCTAGCTACACTATTTTCATTTTGAGGTTTGATGCCCAATCTGAATGAGAGTCTAAGTGGCTTGAATCTCTGTTACAGGTTTATGGACCCGAAGCAACAATGACTGGAATTTGCAAACAAGCAATAGACTGCATCATGTCTGATGCATAATTGGCCTCTGTGACTCTCTGTTGCTTCAGGAGTCTATGAAAGATGCGTGGATTAGAATATTTGCTCTTGAACTAATTCTACAAGTTTTGCCAAGTAAACTCTAGTGATGAAGATAAATTCTTCATAATTTTAGATGAAGTAAAAGGTTTTTGTGTTGCATGTTCCAGAGCAATTGATATTTGcttattcttgatttagtttCGTTCCACTTGGGCATACACAATGATTCTAGCAAACAGTCGAGAAAGAAATTATTCGACAAAACAAACACTGATTGAAAGAGAGAAATCAATACACAATTCATAGCTCTAAGTCTGCTTCCGTTTAATCATTGTATAGAAGAAAACAAAGGTCCAATGCATAAGAAGAAATACAAAATCGCATACGAACGAACAAGCGGCGAAAAAGTAGCTAAAGGAGACATTTTGGTACCGTCGTCGTCGTCTTTACTTCTCGGACGAGTTTGGACCTCTCTTCTTACCGAATCCAACCACTGCGAAGAACaataacaagaaaaagaaagtcaGAGGGCACCCTGATTACCAAGCAAAATagcgggaggaaggaaaaaaaaacttccATGGAAGAGGAAGGTTATAAGATTACCGGCAGTCACGAAGCGGCGGTTGTACTGCATGCGCTTGTGGGCCCTTCCAcggggcttcttcttcttgtcctgCTTCGCCACCTTCGGCGTCTGGCCTCGGACCTTTCCCGCACGAGCTAAAGAACCGTGCACCTTACCTGAATCCCATCAAAATAAACGCGATCAATTGAAAACAAGAGGAGAGAAAAGCAATTGTAACTGGCCGGAGAGAGATTTGATCACTAACCCATGGCTGCGTTCGGCGAACAGGAGGCGGCGGAGAGCTCGACGAAGTCTTCTAGCAGGTGATCCCGAACTAGGGTTTCAGAGAAGTAGTAGCGTCGAAATATTTATAGTGTAGATGATACGGCCCGGCCGGCCCGGCCCGGTCCGGTTTCCAGCGTgacatattttaatatattaataatgatataattttggatttaaaatcttaaaaaacaAGAACAACAtcgaattaaataataataatacctgAATATCTAAATTAAAAATGAGAGTTTTCATAGGCCGGTAGGTTGGAAGAATTGAAtatctgaattaaaaaaaataaaaaaaataaaaataaaataaaaatatctcaatTTATAGAACATAAATCTACTGATTTGTCACTCCATAAACTATGAATTGAGAGATCCACTGATTTAGATCGATTTCATGGCGGTTTCTTCGCTAAGATCTCTTTCTATAAATCAGGGATCAGAATAGCAGCGCAGTGATGCAGAATTCGCGCCTTTACTTGGATGGAGCGGCCGGAGACGGTGACGATCTCCGCGGCGGAGCGCTATGGTGAAGCTCGGAGCCTGATCATCCGGCGGTGGCCCGAGACTGAAGGAAAAGCTCGGAAGGTGGATGCTTGCTGGCGCTGACTACGACCTGGGAAGAGCCTCAATCTCGCCGTCCATTGAGCGGGCGGTCCGCTTTGAGATCCGCGGCGCGAGCGATGAACGGCCGATGGACGGTGCGGATGCGCGTCCAACCATCTCGGCGCGGAGATCCAAAGTAATCTTTTGCCGAAAGTAAGGGGTTTCATGATTGACCAATAAAAATCCGTCCTTTTTTTTCCCCTTCCTCTTTGTCCCCCTCGTCCCTCTTCTCGCAGTCGCCACTTGGACTGGGGAATCGAGATTGCGGCACGATCGACGAAGAAGGCACTCTCGTCGGCCTTCCGATCGGCTTCTTTTTCTGAAATTTGCATTGCTTGGATTAGGGTGGAAAGCGGCGGTCGCCTCTTCCTTCGATCTGTTCTTTTCCTAGGTTTGGCTTCGTCGACTCCGTTTAGTTGAGGCCAAGGTTGTCCCATGGGATCAGTGACTTCTTTAACAGCAATATTTGCCTGAGAGCTCAATTTGGTCATCGTGAAGGTTGTTGATACTGTAATCAGAGACAAATATCCTATTCTGTATTCTTGGATGCATATGCTTCAATCTGCGTTTTCTGATTTTTCAGGTTCTTGGAGTGTAGGGATTCACTTGTTGTTGATCTTCCTATGGCGCCTGCCCTATTTGTCATCGTTGCATTTCCATGTACAATTGGAGCCATAGCGCTTGCTGTGCTTAACATATACAAGCACCTCTTGAATTATACAGAGCCTATTTACCAACGGTACATAGTGCGCATCATCTTCATGGTGCCGGTATGTTGTTTGATAAATTGTTCCCTTTCACACTCACACTCTGCTGTATTGTATCTTTCACGAATGTTACCACATAGCACACAGATCTGCAACCATTATCAACAATTGTGAaatatgttggttcttatttcttTATGTGCTATTCATCTATTCATTCTAAAAATCGACAGGATGAGGCCTAAGCCAATCATCTCAGAATGTTAATTTAAATGGTATTAGTTAATATTATATTGATTCCCCTTTCTAATGTTTTCAATTTAGAATCATTGATCTCCTACCTTTCTACTTTCCTATAGAGAAGGAAGTTGCTATTATTCATGTTCTTGTTTGTCTTTTTGAACCATGAATTTGATTGTCACAATGGCCGTATGTATAAGCCTGGTATAGAAAGGCATATCAATATATGATTGTACCTTCTTCTTTGGAAAGAACCCATTGCGGAGTTCATGTTAGAGTGGTAGCTTGGTAGGGCATAACTAGAATTGAAGCTGGCGATGATAGTAATATTTATCCCTTTCAATTTTATTGATTTAGAAAGCTTTTTGTGGCTATATGGGGATATGCAGAACTTCATTGCATGACGTACGTAAACATTGTTGTTTAGTGGTTTGTTGCAAACAGTTGGAATAAGTTTTCATATTATCATTTGTATTATGGAAAAGAATGCCAGCTTCTATGGATGACAAGCTTATATACACATGCATGTGAATCTATGTCCCATTAAGTCACTTTGCCATGATTTAGATTATTCTTAGTAAAGATAATGGAACATATCGTTGGATGATAGGTTTGGGGATCACAATCCAATTTAGATCCTACTTGGGATTTGTATCTTGAGGTGAATTTGGGTTCTAGGAGTTCATGATCCAATTTTGGCAATCACAGATTTACAGAAGATAAAATAAGAGAACATATGTTGAAGGTGGGTAGCATAGATTTAAGAAAATGCTACTTTACATAATTACTGGTATATATTTGCAAATGGAGTTTAATGGAGCAACTAGATCTATGTAGTTGACTGCAAATAATTAGCACTAATATGTCTTGATATGTTCATCTATTTAAATGCACACACATCTTGTATTTGCCAAACCTCTACTAGAGACTTCTTTAATTGTAAGTTACATGAAGTTGTCTTCCAGAGGTCATTCCAATAGAAGAATATCATTCCATGACTGCATGAATATGACGAGATGTAAAGTTCATATACATGTGATACTGTAAAACAACCTAGATAACAATTAAAATATGGACCTTGACATCATATATATTCCATGTGAACACGGGAAAAGtgaatttatcttttttttactaataaaaagttagcataaaaatattttccattatgatttattt from Zingiber officinale cultivar Zhangliang chromosome 6B, Zo_v1.1, whole genome shotgun sequence carries:
- the LOC121991981 gene encoding ATP-citrate synthase alpha chain protein 3-like; this encodes MARKKIREYDSKRLIKEHLKRLTGIDLQIRSAQVTELTDLDELANREAWLSSQKLVVKPDMLFGKRGKSGLVALNLDLSQATQFVNERLGKEVEMGGCKAPITTFIIEPFVPHDQEYYLSIVSERLDCTISFSECGGIEIEENWGKVKTVYLPTEKAMTDEACAPLVASLPLEIRGKIGDFITGVFAVFQDLDFSFIEMNPFTLVNGEPYPLDMRGELDDTAAFKNFKKWGNIDFPLPFGRVLSSTETFVHELDEKTSASLKFTVLNPKGRIWTMVAGGGASVIYADTVGDLGYASELGNYAEYSGAPNEDDVLQYARVVLDCATANPDGRKRTLLIGGGIANFTDVAATFNGIIRALKEKESKLKAARMSIFVRRGGPNYQTGLAKMRKLCEELGIPLEVYGPEATMTGICKQAIDCIMSDA
- the LOC121991985 gene encoding 40S ribosomal protein S30, whose amino-acid sequence is MGKVHGSLARAGKVRGQTPKVAKQDKKKKPRGRAHKRMQYNRRFVTAVVGFGKKRGPNSSEK